Proteins encoded in a region of the Candidatus Korarchaeota archaeon NZ13-K genome:
- a CDS encoding radical SAM protein, with amino-acid sequence MEVVITSDRTMITNHHGKEFIGFMTTSPPLFLPEAIWMKLAAPKMRVNGEGEPWQAPYGLRKIEAALLDAGIEAAVIDPDHLMKHQEARVVAIGHHDFFALGPPSSEWWVLTRREPVNARSFRRLMESGAMERFRRKGAKIIVGGPAAWQWLYRPELMERWGISTVIDGEAERAVVRIVRMALEGEELPRFVQVGLDEIPSLEEIPLIRKPSVNGLVEISRGCPRGCRFCSVTLRPLRHYTLDMISREIEVNMRAGVRGVILHSDDVLLYGSNDIYPNEKALIRLHELVRSKNSSSVAWSHFSLSAVKYAEESFGLISRISGMLGDDYKGVEVGIETGSPRLAERIMPAKAKPYDVREWRQVVIDAFSIMHEAKIIPAATLITGLPEERPEDTIASIELVEDLRDFRSLIVPMYFVPMGLLRGESWYDREPTEEQLELMRVCLRHDLRWVEDIARWYMRDLNPLARYLLSLFLSILRVASRRFLEPQEMKIKA; translated from the coding sequence ATGGAAGTGGTGATAACGAGCGATAGGACGATGATCACCAACCACCACGGGAAGGAGTTCATCGGCTTCATGACCACGTCACCACCGCTATTCCTGCCGGAGGCCATCTGGATGAAGCTCGCTGCCCCGAAGATGAGGGTCAACGGGGAAGGAGAGCCATGGCAGGCCCCATACGGGCTCAGGAAGATAGAGGCGGCCTTGCTGGACGCTGGCATAGAGGCGGCCGTGATAGATCCGGATCACCTCATGAAGCACCAGGAGGCGAGGGTCGTGGCCATAGGGCACCACGACTTCTTCGCGCTCGGCCCTCCGAGCAGCGAGTGGTGGGTCCTCACCAGGAGGGAGCCCGTGAACGCGAGGAGCTTCAGGAGGCTCATGGAGAGCGGAGCCATGGAGCGCTTCAGGAGGAAGGGGGCTAAGATAATAGTCGGAGGACCCGCCGCCTGGCAGTGGCTCTACAGGCCCGAGCTCATGGAGAGGTGGGGGATCTCAACGGTCATAGACGGTGAGGCGGAGAGGGCGGTGGTGAGGATAGTCAGAATGGCCCTGGAGGGCGAGGAGCTTCCCAGGTTCGTGCAGGTGGGCCTGGATGAGATCCCCTCCCTTGAGGAGATCCCCCTCATAAGGAAGCCCTCTGTCAACGGGTTGGTCGAGATCTCCAGGGGATGCCCGAGGGGGTGCAGGTTCTGCTCGGTCACCCTGAGGCCGCTCAGGCACTACACGCTCGACATGATATCCAGGGAGATTGAAGTCAACATGAGAGCTGGGGTGAGGGGCGTCATACTCCACTCCGATGACGTGCTGCTCTACGGTTCAAATGACATCTATCCGAACGAGAAGGCTCTCATAAGGCTTCATGAGCTGGTGAGGAGCAAGAACTCATCCTCAGTCGCCTGGAGTCACTTCAGCCTCTCCGCGGTGAAGTACGCTGAGGAGAGCTTCGGGCTGATAAGCAGGATAAGCGGCATGCTGGGGGACGATTACAAGGGGGTTGAGGTGGGGATAGAGACGGGCAGCCCCAGGCTGGCCGAGAGGATAATGCCGGCCAAGGCCAAGCCCTATGACGTCAGGGAGTGGAGGCAGGTCGTGATAGATGCCTTCTCGATAATGCACGAGGCCAAGATAATACCTGCAGCCACCCTCATAACAGGGCTACCGGAGGAGAGGCCGGAGGATACTATAGCCTCAATAGAGCTCGTTGAGGACCTGAGGGATTTTAGAAGCCTCATAGTGCCGATGTACTTCGTCCCCATGGGTCTGCTCAGGGGAGAGAGCTGGTACGACAGGGAGCCGACCGAGGAGCAGCTGGAGCTCATGAGGGTCTGCCTGAGGCACGACCTGAGGTGGGTCGAGGACATAGCGAGGTGGTACATGAGGGACCTCAACCCGCTCGCCAGGTACCTTCTCTCGCTCTTCCTCTCCATCCTGAGGGTAGCTA